In Cervus elaphus chromosome 5, mCerEla1.1, whole genome shotgun sequence, the following proteins share a genomic window:
- the RSAD1 gene encoding radical S-adenosyl methionine domain-containing protein 1, mitochondrial isoform X4 gives MALPRAQARGWVKAAKLARRRRPAENTGGPQSPAPGSQRAALYVHWPYCEKRCSYCNFNKYIPRGVDEAALRRCLVTEAQTLLRLSGVRRVESVFFGGGTPSLASPQTVAAVLEAVAQAAHLPADSEVTLEANPTSASGSRLAAFGAAGVNRLSIGLQSLDDTELQLLGRTHSASDALQTLAEAQRLFPGRVSVDLMLGLPAQRVGPWLRRLQDLLRCCDDHVSLYQLSLERGTALFTQVQQGALPAPDPELAAEMYQEGRAVLREAGFRQYEVSNFARNGALSTHNWTYWQCGQYLGVGPGAHGRFIPQGAGGHTREARIQTLEPDNWMKEVMLFGHGTRRRIPLSELELLEEVLAMGLRTDVGITHQHWQQFEPQLTLWDLFGASKEGSSVFLGGAGCAGLSVAVPSVSAPRGLAAENPLFRAQRIATRGEPHVL, from the exons ATGGCCCTCCCGCGGGCCCAGGCCCGCGGCTGGGTGAAGGCCGCCAAGCTGGCCCGGAGGCGCCGCCCCGCGGAGAACACGGGAGGACCCCAGAGTCCTGCGCCCGGGAGCCAGCGCGCCGCACTTTACGTCCAc TGGCCCTACTGCGAGAAGCGCTGTAGTTACTGCAACTTCAACAAGTACATCCCCCGTGGTGTGGACGAGGCTGCTCTGAGGCGCTGTCTGGTGACCGAGGCTCAGACGCTGCTGCGACTCAGCGGAGTGCGACG AGTGGAGTCTGTGTTCTTCGGTGGGGGTACCCCCAGTCTGGCCAGCCCCCAGACTGTGGCAGCTGTCCTGGAGGCAGTGGCCCAGGCAGCTCACCTGCCTGCAGACTCTGAAGTCACACTGGAGGCCAACCCCACTTCggcctcaggctccaggctggcaGCATTTGGGGCAGCAGGAGTCAACAGGTTGTCCATTGGCCTCCAG TCTCTAGATGACACGGAGCTCCAGCTGCTGGGGAGGACACACTCGGCCAGTGATGCTCTGCAGACCCTGGCGGAGGCCCAGCGCCTCTTCCCAGGGCGTGTTTCTGTGGACCTGATGCTGGGGCTGCCGGCACAGCGGGTGGGGCCGTGGCTCAGGCGGCTGCAGGACCTGCTGCGCTGCTGTGATGACCACGTGTCCCTCTACCAGCTGTCCCTGGAGCGGGGCACCGCACTCTTTACCCAGGTGCAGCAGGGTGCCCTTCCTGCCCCGGACCCCGAGCTAGCCGCTGAGATGTACCAGGAGGGACGGGCAGTCCTGCGGGAGGCTGGCTTTCGCCAGTATGAGGTCTCCAACTTTGCCCGGAAT gggGCGCTTAGTACCCACAATTGGACTTACTGGCAGTGTGGTCAGTACCTTGGCGTTGGGCCTG GGGCCCATGGGCGATTTATACCCCAGGGGGCCGGGGGCCACACCCGAGAGGCTCGGATCCAGACCCTAGAGCCCGACAACTGGATGAAGGAGGTGATGCTGTTTGGTCACGGCACCCGGAGGCGCATCCCCCTGAGTGAGCTGGAGCT GCTGGAGGAAGTTTTGGCCATGGGGCTACGCACAGATGTGGGCATCACTCACCAG caCTGGCAGCAGTTTGAGCCCCAACTGACCCTGTGGGACCTGTTTGGAGCCAGCAAAGAG GGGTCTTCGGTGttcctgggaggggctggctgtgCTGGACTCTCTGTTGCTGTCCCTTCTGTCTCGGCTCCAAGAGGCCTGGCAGCAGAAAACCCCCTCTTCCGTGCCCAGAGGATAGCCACCAGAGGAGAGCCACATGTTCTGTAG
- the RSAD1 gene encoding radical S-adenosyl methionine domain-containing protein 1, mitochondrial isoform X1: MALPRAQARGWVKAAKLARRRRPAENTGGPQSPAPGSQRAALYVHWPYCEKRCSYCNFNKYIPRGVDEAALRRCLVTEAQTLLRLSGVRRVESVFFGGGTPSLASPQTVAAVLEAVAQAAHLPADSEVTLEANPTSASGSRLAAFGAAGVNRLSIGLQSLDDTELQLLGRTHSASDALQTLAEAQRLFPGRVSVDLMLGLPAQRVGPWLRRLQDLLRCCDDHVSLYQLSLERGTALFTQVQQGALPAPDPELAAEMYQEGRAVLREAGFRQYEVSNFARNGALSTHNWTYWQCGQYLGVGPGAHGRFIPQGAGGHTREARIQTLEPDNWMKEVMLFGHGTRRRIPLSELELLEEVLAMGLRTDVGITHQHWQQFEPQLTLWDLFGASKEVKGLQEQGLLLLDHRCVVGQWLGVPGNPAYTSTDQREVRKIDKEGPLVPEPWHWQRVRTETSKRGQSQPGLLLFQGSSVFLGGAGCAGLSVAVPSVSAPRGLAAENPLFRAQRIATRGEPHVL; encoded by the exons ATGGCCCTCCCGCGGGCCCAGGCCCGCGGCTGGGTGAAGGCCGCCAAGCTGGCCCGGAGGCGCCGCCCCGCGGAGAACACGGGAGGACCCCAGAGTCCTGCGCCCGGGAGCCAGCGCGCCGCACTTTACGTCCAc TGGCCCTACTGCGAGAAGCGCTGTAGTTACTGCAACTTCAACAAGTACATCCCCCGTGGTGTGGACGAGGCTGCTCTGAGGCGCTGTCTGGTGACCGAGGCTCAGACGCTGCTGCGACTCAGCGGAGTGCGACG AGTGGAGTCTGTGTTCTTCGGTGGGGGTACCCCCAGTCTGGCCAGCCCCCAGACTGTGGCAGCTGTCCTGGAGGCAGTGGCCCAGGCAGCTCACCTGCCTGCAGACTCTGAAGTCACACTGGAGGCCAACCCCACTTCggcctcaggctccaggctggcaGCATTTGGGGCAGCAGGAGTCAACAGGTTGTCCATTGGCCTCCAG TCTCTAGATGACACGGAGCTCCAGCTGCTGGGGAGGACACACTCGGCCAGTGATGCTCTGCAGACCCTGGCGGAGGCCCAGCGCCTCTTCCCAGGGCGTGTTTCTGTGGACCTGATGCTGGGGCTGCCGGCACAGCGGGTGGGGCCGTGGCTCAGGCGGCTGCAGGACCTGCTGCGCTGCTGTGATGACCACGTGTCCCTCTACCAGCTGTCCCTGGAGCGGGGCACCGCACTCTTTACCCAGGTGCAGCAGGGTGCCCTTCCTGCCCCGGACCCCGAGCTAGCCGCTGAGATGTACCAGGAGGGACGGGCAGTCCTGCGGGAGGCTGGCTTTCGCCAGTATGAGGTCTCCAACTTTGCCCGGAAT gggGCGCTTAGTACCCACAATTGGACTTACTGGCAGTGTGGTCAGTACCTTGGCGTTGGGCCTG GGGCCCATGGGCGATTTATACCCCAGGGGGCCGGGGGCCACACCCGAGAGGCTCGGATCCAGACCCTAGAGCCCGACAACTGGATGAAGGAGGTGATGCTGTTTGGTCACGGCACCCGGAGGCGCATCCCCCTGAGTGAGCTGGAGCT GCTGGAGGAAGTTTTGGCCATGGGGCTACGCACAGATGTGGGCATCACTCACCAG caCTGGCAGCAGTTTGAGCCCCAACTGACCCTGTGGGACCTGTTTGGAGCCAGCAAAGAGGTGAAAGGGCTACAGGAGCAGGGCCTGTTGCTGCTGGATCACAGGTGTGTTGTGGGGCAGTGGTTAGGGGTCCCAGGGAATCCTGCCTACACATCTACAGACCAGAGAGAGGTGAGAAAGATTGACAAGGAAGGGCCTCTGGTGCCAGAGCCTTGGCATTGGCAGAGGGTGAGGACTGAGACTAGTAAGAGGGGGCAGTCCCAGCCAGGCCTCTTGTTGTTCCAGGGGTCTTCGGTGttcctgggaggggctggctgtgCTGGACTCTCTGTTGCTGTCCCTTCTGTCTCGGCTCCAAGAGGCCTGGCAGCAGAAAACCCCCTCTTCCGTGCCCAGAGGATAGCCACCAGAGGAGAGCCACATGTTCTGTAG
- the RSAD1 gene encoding radical S-adenosyl methionine domain-containing protein 1, mitochondrial isoform X2: protein MALPRAQARGWVKAAKLARRRRPAENTGGPQSPAPGSQRAALYVHWPYCEKRCSYCNFNKYIPRGVDEAALRRCLVTEAQTLLRLSGVRRVESVFFGGGTPSLASPQTVAAVLEAVAQAAHLPADSEVTLEANPTSASGSRLAAFGAAGVNRLSIGLQSLDDTELQLLGRTHSASDALQTLAEAQRLFPGRVSVDLMLGLPAQRVGPWLRRLQDLLRCCDDHVSLYQLSLERGTALFTQVQQGALPAPDPELAAEMYQEGRAVLREAGFRQYEVSNFARNGALSTHNWTYWQCGQYLGVGPGAHGRFIPQGAGGHTREARIQTLEPDNWMKEVMLFGHGTRRRIPLSELELLEEVLAMGLRTDVGITHQHWQQFEPQLTLWDLFGASKEVKGLQEQGLLLLDHRCVVGQWLGVPGNPAYTSTDQREGSSVFLGGAGCAGLSVAVPSVSAPRGLAAENPLFRAQRIATRGEPHVL, encoded by the exons ATGGCCCTCCCGCGGGCCCAGGCCCGCGGCTGGGTGAAGGCCGCCAAGCTGGCCCGGAGGCGCCGCCCCGCGGAGAACACGGGAGGACCCCAGAGTCCTGCGCCCGGGAGCCAGCGCGCCGCACTTTACGTCCAc TGGCCCTACTGCGAGAAGCGCTGTAGTTACTGCAACTTCAACAAGTACATCCCCCGTGGTGTGGACGAGGCTGCTCTGAGGCGCTGTCTGGTGACCGAGGCTCAGACGCTGCTGCGACTCAGCGGAGTGCGACG AGTGGAGTCTGTGTTCTTCGGTGGGGGTACCCCCAGTCTGGCCAGCCCCCAGACTGTGGCAGCTGTCCTGGAGGCAGTGGCCCAGGCAGCTCACCTGCCTGCAGACTCTGAAGTCACACTGGAGGCCAACCCCACTTCggcctcaggctccaggctggcaGCATTTGGGGCAGCAGGAGTCAACAGGTTGTCCATTGGCCTCCAG TCTCTAGATGACACGGAGCTCCAGCTGCTGGGGAGGACACACTCGGCCAGTGATGCTCTGCAGACCCTGGCGGAGGCCCAGCGCCTCTTCCCAGGGCGTGTTTCTGTGGACCTGATGCTGGGGCTGCCGGCACAGCGGGTGGGGCCGTGGCTCAGGCGGCTGCAGGACCTGCTGCGCTGCTGTGATGACCACGTGTCCCTCTACCAGCTGTCCCTGGAGCGGGGCACCGCACTCTTTACCCAGGTGCAGCAGGGTGCCCTTCCTGCCCCGGACCCCGAGCTAGCCGCTGAGATGTACCAGGAGGGACGGGCAGTCCTGCGGGAGGCTGGCTTTCGCCAGTATGAGGTCTCCAACTTTGCCCGGAAT gggGCGCTTAGTACCCACAATTGGACTTACTGGCAGTGTGGTCAGTACCTTGGCGTTGGGCCTG GGGCCCATGGGCGATTTATACCCCAGGGGGCCGGGGGCCACACCCGAGAGGCTCGGATCCAGACCCTAGAGCCCGACAACTGGATGAAGGAGGTGATGCTGTTTGGTCACGGCACCCGGAGGCGCATCCCCCTGAGTGAGCTGGAGCT GCTGGAGGAAGTTTTGGCCATGGGGCTACGCACAGATGTGGGCATCACTCACCAG caCTGGCAGCAGTTTGAGCCCCAACTGACCCTGTGGGACCTGTTTGGAGCCAGCAAAGAGGTGAAAGGGCTACAGGAGCAGGGCCTGTTGCTGCTGGATCACAGGTGTGTTGTGGGGCAGTGGTTAGGGGTCCCAGGGAATCCTGCCTACACATCTACAGACCAGAGAGAG GGGTCTTCGGTGttcctgggaggggctggctgtgCTGGACTCTCTGTTGCTGTCCCTTCTGTCTCGGCTCCAAGAGGCCTGGCAGCAGAAAACCCCCTCTTCCGTGCCCAGAGGATAGCCACCAGAGGAGAGCCACATGTTCTGTAG
- the RSAD1 gene encoding radical S-adenosyl methionine domain-containing protein 1, mitochondrial isoform X3: MALPRAQARGWVKAAKLARRRRPAENTGGPQSPAPGSQRAALYVHWPYCEKRCSYCNFNKYIPRGVDEAALRRCLVTEAQTLLRLSGVRRVESVFFGGGTPSLASPQTVAAVLEAVAQAAHLPADSEVTLEANPTSASGSRLAAFGAAGVNRLSIGLQSLDDTELQLLGRTHSASDALQTLAEAQRLFPGRVSVDLMLGLPAQRVGPWLRRLQDLLRCCDDHVSLYQLSLERGTALFTQVQQGALPAPDPELAAEMYQEGRAVLREAGFRQYEVSNFARNGALSTHNWTYWQCGQYLGVGPGAHGRFIPQGAGGHTREARIQTLEPDNWMKEVMLFGHGTRRRIPLSELELLEEVLAMGLRTDVGITHQHWQQFEPQLTLWDLFGASKEVKGLQEQGLLLLDHRGLRCSWEGLAVLDSLLLSLLSRLQEAWQQKTPSSVPRG; this comes from the exons ATGGCCCTCCCGCGGGCCCAGGCCCGCGGCTGGGTGAAGGCCGCCAAGCTGGCCCGGAGGCGCCGCCCCGCGGAGAACACGGGAGGACCCCAGAGTCCTGCGCCCGGGAGCCAGCGCGCCGCACTTTACGTCCAc TGGCCCTACTGCGAGAAGCGCTGTAGTTACTGCAACTTCAACAAGTACATCCCCCGTGGTGTGGACGAGGCTGCTCTGAGGCGCTGTCTGGTGACCGAGGCTCAGACGCTGCTGCGACTCAGCGGAGTGCGACG AGTGGAGTCTGTGTTCTTCGGTGGGGGTACCCCCAGTCTGGCCAGCCCCCAGACTGTGGCAGCTGTCCTGGAGGCAGTGGCCCAGGCAGCTCACCTGCCTGCAGACTCTGAAGTCACACTGGAGGCCAACCCCACTTCggcctcaggctccaggctggcaGCATTTGGGGCAGCAGGAGTCAACAGGTTGTCCATTGGCCTCCAG TCTCTAGATGACACGGAGCTCCAGCTGCTGGGGAGGACACACTCGGCCAGTGATGCTCTGCAGACCCTGGCGGAGGCCCAGCGCCTCTTCCCAGGGCGTGTTTCTGTGGACCTGATGCTGGGGCTGCCGGCACAGCGGGTGGGGCCGTGGCTCAGGCGGCTGCAGGACCTGCTGCGCTGCTGTGATGACCACGTGTCCCTCTACCAGCTGTCCCTGGAGCGGGGCACCGCACTCTTTACCCAGGTGCAGCAGGGTGCCCTTCCTGCCCCGGACCCCGAGCTAGCCGCTGAGATGTACCAGGAGGGACGGGCAGTCCTGCGGGAGGCTGGCTTTCGCCAGTATGAGGTCTCCAACTTTGCCCGGAAT gggGCGCTTAGTACCCACAATTGGACTTACTGGCAGTGTGGTCAGTACCTTGGCGTTGGGCCTG GGGCCCATGGGCGATTTATACCCCAGGGGGCCGGGGGCCACACCCGAGAGGCTCGGATCCAGACCCTAGAGCCCGACAACTGGATGAAGGAGGTGATGCTGTTTGGTCACGGCACCCGGAGGCGCATCCCCCTGAGTGAGCTGGAGCT GCTGGAGGAAGTTTTGGCCATGGGGCTACGCACAGATGTGGGCATCACTCACCAG caCTGGCAGCAGTTTGAGCCCCAACTGACCCTGTGGGACCTGTTTGGAGCCAGCAAAGAGGTGAAAGGGCTACAGGAGCAGGGCCTGTTGCTGCTGGATCACAG GGGTCTTCGGTGttcctgggaggggctggctgtgCTGGACTCTCTGTTGCTGTCCCTTCTGTCTCGGCTCCAAGAGGCCTGGCAGCAGAAAACCCCCTCTTCCGTGCCCAGAGGATAG
- the RSAD1 gene encoding radical S-adenosyl methionine domain-containing protein 1, mitochondrial isoform X5, translating to MALPRAQARGWVKAAKLARRRRPAENTGGPQSPAPGSQRAALYVHWPYCEKRCSYCNFNKYIPRGVDEAALRRCLVTEAQTLLRLSGVRRVESVFFGGGTPSLASPQTVAAVLEAVAQAAHLPADSEVTLEANPTSASGSRLAAFGAAGVNRLSIGLQSLDDTELQLLGRTHSASDALQTLAEAQRLFPGRVSVDLMLGLPAQRVGPWLRRLQDLLRCCDDHVSLYQLSLERGTALFTQVQQGALPAPDPELAAEMYQEGRAVLREAGFRQYEVSNFARNGALSTHNWTYWQCGQYLGVGPGAHGRFIPQGAGGHTREARIQTLEPDNWMKEVMLFGHGTRRRIPLSWRKFWPWGYAQMWASLTSTGSSLSPN from the exons ATGGCCCTCCCGCGGGCCCAGGCCCGCGGCTGGGTGAAGGCCGCCAAGCTGGCCCGGAGGCGCCGCCCCGCGGAGAACACGGGAGGACCCCAGAGTCCTGCGCCCGGGAGCCAGCGCGCCGCACTTTACGTCCAc TGGCCCTACTGCGAGAAGCGCTGTAGTTACTGCAACTTCAACAAGTACATCCCCCGTGGTGTGGACGAGGCTGCTCTGAGGCGCTGTCTGGTGACCGAGGCTCAGACGCTGCTGCGACTCAGCGGAGTGCGACG AGTGGAGTCTGTGTTCTTCGGTGGGGGTACCCCCAGTCTGGCCAGCCCCCAGACTGTGGCAGCTGTCCTGGAGGCAGTGGCCCAGGCAGCTCACCTGCCTGCAGACTCTGAAGTCACACTGGAGGCCAACCCCACTTCggcctcaggctccaggctggcaGCATTTGGGGCAGCAGGAGTCAACAGGTTGTCCATTGGCCTCCAG TCTCTAGATGACACGGAGCTCCAGCTGCTGGGGAGGACACACTCGGCCAGTGATGCTCTGCAGACCCTGGCGGAGGCCCAGCGCCTCTTCCCAGGGCGTGTTTCTGTGGACCTGATGCTGGGGCTGCCGGCACAGCGGGTGGGGCCGTGGCTCAGGCGGCTGCAGGACCTGCTGCGCTGCTGTGATGACCACGTGTCCCTCTACCAGCTGTCCCTGGAGCGGGGCACCGCACTCTTTACCCAGGTGCAGCAGGGTGCCCTTCCTGCCCCGGACCCCGAGCTAGCCGCTGAGATGTACCAGGAGGGACGGGCAGTCCTGCGGGAGGCTGGCTTTCGCCAGTATGAGGTCTCCAACTTTGCCCGGAAT gggGCGCTTAGTACCCACAATTGGACTTACTGGCAGTGTGGTCAGTACCTTGGCGTTGGGCCTG GGGCCCATGGGCGATTTATACCCCAGGGGGCCGGGGGCCACACCCGAGAGGCTCGGATCCAGACCCTAGAGCCCGACAACTGGATGAAGGAGGTGATGCTGTTTGGTCACGGCACCCGGAGGCGCATCCCCCTGA GCTGGAGGAAGTTTTGGCCATGGGGCTACGCACAGATGTGGGCATCACTCACCAG caCTGGCAGCAGTTTGAGCCCCAACTGA